The genomic region AAGTGGCGCTCATCCAGGGAGATGCGGTCATCAGACCGGGTCATGTCTGTGTTCCTGCAGGAGAAGGTTGTGACTGCGTTTAAGATCTCAAATATGGTATTTATCtaaaacaaacactgcaaaacTAATCCAGCCTCATCCACTGTGATTCTTCAGCAGAAAAGcagatattattattgttatttctgTTATTGGCTTCTTagaactattttatttattcattgagttgatgtatttctccaaagcgacttgcagtgtgaAGGTTCTTGGAAtgattttacccattcatacagctgggtaatttttacagtatcaattcagggtaagtaccttgatcaagggtagtacagcaacGGGTGCGATTTGAACCGGAGTTTTTTGAGTACAAGGAGGAAGCCCTAAATGGTCtttgaactatgggaggaaaccagagcacccagaggaaactcacgcagacacagggagaacaagcaaaatCCACAGACCCGAGTTGGACTCGAACCTATGTCCAAACAGCTCGGGAGCTATGAAGCAACAGTGCCACCAGGCTACCCATACTCATCATGCCCATGATGAATAGCAATAATAGTGCCACCGTGCCTTAGGATGCTTCACTAGCTTCACCTCCAGGGGGCGACACAACATTTTGTTAAGGACAACACTCACGACCACTGCGAGGCCTTCCTCCGCAAAAGGTAGTCCACCACATCGGGGTCTGTCTCCAGAAGGCTCATCAGCACCTCGTTCTGTAGGTCAGGGGGCACCTGAATGGGTGGCCAAGAGCAAAGGTAAGCAGTCACACATGAACCCCACGGAGCACTTATGACACTGAGATCCACTTTATTGTGTGTCTTGATCCTTAACAGCCGTCAGTCAGACTTCGAACATCGGTCCACATCTCTGTGGTGACAGAAGTGCTTCCCTCCGTCCGAGCCGCTCGCCCCATGTGgaacacggggaaccggagcctaacctggcacacagggcgtaaggccggagggggaggggacacacccaggacgggacgccagtccatcgcaaggcacccaaacccactgaagagcaagaCTAGGACCAGgaccaaaccactgcgccaccgcacccccttctaaaAGTGCTTCACTGCAAAATATATCCAATACTCCACGAAGAGCAGTACACTACATAGCAGCATCACGAATGTTCAGCAAGATTAAGCAAAAATGGGAAGCAAATGCTGCTGGACTCTGTACGTACTTGTATCTGTTTACGACGTggttaaaatacaaataattttcatCCACCATGGTGTTTAAATGGAATACAGCCAAGAGAAGAACACGAAATGGACATTAGATTATAGGCAACTTGACTTGCTTTCGTTGAAACAGTACGTGTGAAGAGCTTCGCTCAGAGACCCAGGATCCCGGTATCCGAAAtcaattaattcaattaatcaattaattttaaaaaaaattgaattcaattaatcaaaataaatcaattaatcCAGCAAAGCGGCCCGTGTGTTTTAGACCCGGGGATGCGAAATGGTTAAAAACAGGATCAGCTCCAACGTCTTTCTGTCACCGGTGCatattccctccccctcccaccgcCTCCAGCGAGGCTTTGCCGAAAGACGGCACTTTCCGAACCTCCCGCGTACTTACTGGAGTTGTTTACATTCTGCAGATCGGAGGAGCTGTTCGTTAAGCTCTCATATTAGGAGCGCAAAACCTCCGCAAGTGCGTGGCACTGGCGAGACGAGCAGAGAGCACGCCCGCAAGCATCCTACATTTCCTTCTTTGGAATCACATTGTATGAAGAATGCGGTTCCGCCGATAGATTAGACACAGTTTTGAGGCTCATGTTTTGGTCTTCAATGTAAAAGGAAAGATTTGGCTGCACGATtccacagaaaatatttttttgaaagataACCAAGAGATATGGAGGAGAAGGTCCTTAACATTTGGCTCAGTTACAGTAAAAACGGACAGATACGCTTTGGTGTTGCTCACGCTTGCTGTAGCTCCTACTCACCAGAAAGAGGTCCTCGCATTCGGCAATCATCTTCTGGACGACGCCGATGATGGCCGTGCTCTCTTCTGCCCGAGCTGAGCTCTGCACCGAGAACTCTTTGTCGGAGATCTTTGTCTTGTGCAGGAGGTTGGGCCCGAAGATGGTGGCCAAGTTCAGAGATGTCATCTTGTTCCCTGTGACCTGGAGCCCAAGagaatgtttacatttagcGAGCCCTTGAACCCGAGGAAGCCACGGCAGGAGTGTGGAATAACACAGTGGAAGCACTGCCAGAAGAAACAGGCCACACCTAAGCCCACTCTCTTTGGAGGATTTACTCAGTTGGACTGCCTCAGCAGAGCACTCTTATTTATTGATCTTGCAATCAAAAGTTTGATTGAAATTCCTTTGGTTCTCGGTTTTGCCCCTGTTTTGGTAAAACAAACTTCCTCttcccctcagagctgctgaatccttcctagcattcaagaaaggtctcagaaCCCAGctcttttggacccatttcTCATCCAATCTCCTGACGGCTTTGTAAATTAGTCCAAAACCATCTCCTGTTGTCTACCTGCTCCGTACCAAATGATCTAGCCCCAATAAACCCAGTGTCTCCATAAAGGCGCCTGTTAAATCcatgaatgtaaattaattaaattgtaaGTGTAGAGGGCTGCCAAGAGACTCCAAGTGTCCAAGACTTCAAGTGTAGACAGCAGGCCTTCCAGTGCACTGCTTAAATCTTATGCTCTGTAGGGTCAAGATGAAGGTGGTTCCAGTGAAAAAAGGCCACCTACAGCCCCCTACTTCTACAGCTTTAATAAAACACACCTCAAGTGTCGCAATACATTAAttacaaagaaattattttcaataACACACAACGCTACGTTTGAGACATTGCTAAAACTAGTGACACAAAGTATCCACAATACAACAGTGCTACACTTTGAAGGGCTGAAATCTATCGAAGAGCAACAAAGTTCACCGTAAACAGCCTTTCCTAAAAAAACTCAGCATCTTGCATCCAGTGTAAACAGGATGAAGTCCCTGCAGAGGAAAGGGCCGTTTCTTTGGTCCGCCGGCAGGCTCCGCAAAGAGCGGCTGCTGTGCGCTCAAAATGTCGATCCCTTCTTTCCCCAACCGTGAAATTGACCAATTTAGGCATTGATGGTGTTTCCACCTTCCACGGGGCAGGCGAGCCAAATCAGAGGCGGAGAGCCGCGTGAGAAAACGCTCTGCGATTCCACAGGTCTCTCCTCCAGAGGAACGGGCCGAGTCCGACACCTTCTCTCACCAGGAAAGCCGTGACCCGTTTGCACCTCGCTCTCCCCAGGTCCGATTAGAGGATGTGAGCATTGAAGGATAATGCTGTATTTTGACATAAATGCCACAACTGCAGATGTCTCTGCAGCCTTCTTCTCATAAATAAGACACATTAAACCATCCAAAAATACTGTAGGTTCGGAAGGTCACGCCGCTATCACGCCATTGAACTTGGCTCCCAGCTCACGGTACCATCCACATAAGGACTTGCGAAACTACAGGGCATTGAAATTAACTTCTTGAAAGCAATGAAGGTAGACACAGAATCTGAACGTATTCAAGAGGTGAAGGTTTAGGTATTCTTAAAAACTTGAAAGCGATAAACCGcaagtaaaacatttttctgcattttttgaaGGTTCACAGAAAGTCTGCAGGGAAAAGTGGAGAGAAATTCTTGATACACAAGTAGTAAGATTTAAAATATCCCAATTTGTAAACCACtggtttgcatttattcctttactttatacttttgtccaaagcagctttcaaatCGTACGATCAGGGTATCATACCCATCAGGGTAACTTTcgctggaacaatttaaggtcCGTACCTCGATTAAGGGTGCTACGTTTACGTCacttcatttaccagatgcttttctccaaagaaacatctaatgaacattatgtagtgttaccagcccacacattatccactgcggtgacttacactgctagatacactacttacaatgggccactcatccgtacaccagcagaacacactctctctctatcactcacacattatgtgtaacttagagtcaccagtttatctggacagtatgtctttggactgtgggaggaaaccagagcacccagaggaaccccatgcagacacgggaaaaacatggaaattccacacagacagagtagggaccgaacccacatcctcttgtaccacccaagcattgtgagagagcagcacaacttgctgtgccactctaTCGTACACTAGAAGGAGGATTGAAACCTGCAGTctcccagtccaaaggcagcagagttaaccccctgctgtcctgctgtcccCGACTGCCGTGTCCGAGTCAGAGCGGAGCGCCTCACCTCTTGGCCGTCCTTGCCCTGGGCGTCGGGGGCATGGGCGGCCACCGTTGACAAGAATCGCAGCAGCCGCTGGAGCGTGTCGCTGTTGCAGGGCGGCAGCAGGTAGATGAGCAGCTGCAAGACACCATGTTGCTCCTCGTGACTCAGCGCTGCGGGACGTAAACCGGGGACACACCCCGATAACACAGATCAGCGCTGCGCATCACGCGCCCACGAGACTCCCAGATTCCACGCTTGGCTCtcatccactgatgtgtggCCGACAAGAGCGCCGACGAGTCGACGGCCGACACGTTCACGGGACCTGCTGCGACGGGGGGTGTGCGTCAAACCTGTCGTTCAGGTCGGCAAAATCGCCAGTCTGCATTTCACACCACGACTGCTGACAAATGGTAAGGTGAGAGAAATGACTACTCAGGCCGTAATTATTTTCGTGAAATAGTcatctgcgggggggggggccacggtggtgcagtgggtttgaccgggttctgctctccggtgggtctggggtttgcgtcccgcttcgggtgccttgcgacggattggcgtcccgccctgggtgtgtctcctccccctccagccttacgccctgtgttgccgggttaggctccggctccccgcgaccccacatgggacaagcggcttcagataatgtgtgtggtCATCTATGGGCAGGTTAATAATTTTTTCACCTTGGACAATACATTTTTTAGCTGCAAAATTTCACTTAGCTGTCActtctctgcaaagcaacacTAACTTCCTCATTCACAGAACTGACTAATTTTTACCTGgaacaactgagggtaagtaccttacttaagggtactacagctggaggtgggaattaagcctgtgacctctgggtccaaaggcagcggctctaaccactagactaccagctgcCTATTGAGCTCATGCATATTACAAATAGAACTAGTTATGAAAGATCATGCGATATCAGTGGCATGGGAAAAATATGAATGgaaaatatgctgaaatatcAAAAGTGTAACTGTTCAAACTGTGGGTGGATAACAGTAATCAGAGAAGGTGTTAAATATGGCTATGCGATAACGCGCCAGCCAGGCAGGGTGCTCACACATGGTACTGACGAAGGCCGCGTACAGCTCCCTGGTGAGCAGCGGGTCGGGCATGTCCCTCAGGAACTCCTTGAGAAGAGCCGCCACGTCATGGACGCTGTGTTCCTCATCGAGCCGGACGTCAGCGCCGCGGTCGAACTCCTCCCGGAGCTGAGTAGGACAAAAGCGTTACTCCGCGCGTGCTCATCGAGGAGATGCAGCCATGACGACGACATCGTGCGGCTCGTAGACTCGTTCGCCCCAAGGGACCAATGCTGAACGTTTTGCCTTCCTCAGGAGGCCAAAGACAGGGAGCAAAATGCGTCAATCCAAATTTTTCTACAACCGGGCCACGTTGGCGAAGTGCTCATGATCGGCGAAGCCTAGGCTGAATACGCTACAGTGCCGAATCCCGGTAGAGAACCTTCCCCGATGGCAGCAGATGAAAGGAGCTTTCAGAGAACAGAACCAAGTCCGTGTTCTTTATGGCTCCTGTTCTTTAAGTGCTTTGCGCTCTTCCTGACCGCGTTACAGGATACTCCCTCAAAATGACTCCTTGgcacacacaatatatacagAGTATTACCTTACTTTGTCTGATAGGCCAGACCATTATTTTACTTTCAGATGTATTTTGGCTGCATATAATAACCACATTTCACAACTTCCTACAGCACAAAGAACAAGGTGTGTTggataattataataaatgcgATTACATTTTACGCAGCCTTGCTATAACTTGTTTGAATTTGAGTAAAGCATAATGTCTGGATCCAGATAAAGCAAGAATTCAGGCTTAGGGTTCGCTGTCAAGCGCATTTAATCCATTACAAACTAGGACACAATAATAGTCTGTGATTTATGTCCAGGTCATATATTCATTATTTTCGGGGGTTGCATTCTtctaaagaataaataataatacagacatacaAGAGCAGCATTTCACAGAGGACTTGTTTCCCTCTTCTGGTTCATATTGCTAGTCTTGGAAGAAGCACATCCTTTAATAACAGTTGCACATTACACACGTATACAAGTACACATGATACACATAATAAACATTATACTATGTGTATGATGTAGGAACACATAGAGTACttgtaaatagaaaaacagGGTGACTTAGTGGTCTGCATGGATGCCTCGCCGTTCCTGGGCTCTGTGTTTGGATCTggtgcctgtagtgtgtgtatgtgtatatatttggtGTAGAGTGTCTAACGCTGTAAGACACCTGGAGCAAAGATGTTGGCTAAATACTAGTGAATGATGATTGTATATCATTTTGGTTAAAAAACATCTctgtgataaataaatgcaaatgggaAGTACTGTGACGGGCGGCCACATTTCACACAcgcattggctgaagctgcttgtcccgagtgggggtcGCGGTaaacctggagcctaacccggcaacacagggcgcaaggctggagggggaggggacacacccaggacgggacaccagtccatcacaaggaaccccaagcgggacttgaaccccagaccccccaaagagcaggacccagccaagcccgctgcgccaccacacccccttgggacacatttcagttataattaaaaaaaaacaagtcagcAAAACATAAAGTAATTTCTAAGCGAGCTGCACTGTCAATCCTAAtcctatatatataatacaagtatagtatatatactagagagagagagagacacacgcacacatgtctttttttttttggtaggcTTACCTGACGTACTCTCTTCTTAGAGCTCCCAACTCGGAAAATTCCAACTGTTTGGAGACCTGTGTGAAATAAGAGAATAAGATCAATTTGTGTGAATTGAGGAATTAAATCACTACTACTGTACATAGTAGTGGAATGAACCATGGCCACCGTGAATCTCATCATTGAATTTTAAAgtgaagggacagctggtagcgttgcggtcggagctgctgcctttcgacccaaaCGTAGCACTTTccaatcccatctccagctgtaatacccttgagcaacgtacgtaccctaaactgctccacttaaaatatccagctgcataaatggatataTAATTCtgtcgctttggaggagagcgtcaggtaaatgaataaaggttaaTTGAAGGTTCACAATGTGCACTGCTCACACCGTTCCAGGACTTGTGCACTAACCCTTGAGCTGTCATCACCATACGCTCCTGCACCTCCTGCACGGCTCACATGTGACCAGACACCATCCCACCTACCGTACTTCTCCAGGTGCTGACAGCAGCTGTCCACCAGCCGGGGCACCTGTCTGTAAATGGGGTTCAGGCTAAGCTTCTTGTCCCGCTGTTTCTCCTTCTTGCTCGGCGCCTCTGCCGGCAGCGAGAGCTGCAGCGCCTCCAGAAGGCGGGAATGATTGTCATCCAGATCAGTGATGGAGTCCACAGACACGGCGCCCTGTACGATACATCCCAAGGACAGCATAAGCATAAGGGCATCATTCGCTGGCTCTGAACATTTGAGTAACGATATTTCAAAGGTACAGTTTTTTCTCctgatttttattaatattttattcaccttcatttttaattttttaaaactgcaacaCACTCATTTTTAGAGGTAGATACTCGCGCATTGTGCGCCAGCAGAAACTGCGGCATCGGACAGACCTCATCGCGCTTTGACAATCGCACCCGTgtttctaaagctctttgtctgctgcgaattgtgcttctgtttactctgagctgtaggTCACTTGAGAAAAccgtgtctgttaaatgaacaactataaagaaataaatacaaatgcaatGTAGTATTACAGctttatccaagacttttacagaacgtAGCATATTTGTCATTTATGAGCTAAACAATCGTGAATAGACTTCTATTCCCAATCGTGCTGGTAAAGCTGAGGAGCCGGTGTACTGCTGTTCCTACTTCCACTGCCCTGCTGAGGGCTCTGTGGGTGTAAAGAGACGCTCCCCATTGGTGCCGACCTGATGCAAATTGCCCTATATAACCTCTTCGCTTTTCGCTGTAACATCCTTCTACAGCGCAGTTTCGCCAGAGCAAAATCTTCAGTTATGCCACTTTAAAATGTGCTCTGGGATGGTTTTTTGTCCTGAATGAAAGCCAGGCAAAGCATTTCTCTTGACAGAAAATATAAGTGCCTTTTCCATTACCGAGCCTAAGTACAAAAGACGTGaagatatgaaatattaaagcacAGCAATAGGCAGAAAGACCATAACTATGCAGCTGGAGTTAGGACGATGTCCTACCCGTCTCCGGGCCCGCGGGGCTACTTCGGGCGTGTTGGGTGAGGTCACCTCGTTGGGCGTCTCTGAGGTCGAGCTGAGGGACGAGTTGCTGCTGGACAGCTCCTTGTTGGAGCGCTTGGTGGCAAACTGCAGGATGGAGGAGACCAGGTCGCTCGCGTCCCTGTGCCCTTCCCTGGCCGACTCCAGCCGCTGCTTGATGGCGCGGTCGTTGGCGATCACCTGCGACAACGGCATGCCGAAAGCCTGGGGGATGAACTCTGCGGGACAGAGATGCGGAacaggaaggaagaggagatgCCACCATCATCCTTATAACATTCTTTTCGTTTTACACACATGGGTTACATTGTGTCCAAATATATCAGCGTGGAAGAGGAAGTACAACCACCGCATGACCAACCTTCTTCATAACTGCAGACATTATGGCTTAGAGGGCAAAAGAGACAAATGAGCCACAATTAGTTTATGGCTTAATGGTTTCATGTACGGATGGAAGAGAGCCTTCCTCATCGTATTTAATCAACTCATCACACATTTGACGAATTCCATAAtgctaaaaagaaaactgattgTGTTATACTATTCAAGCCAATGGACAGAGACTTTGAACAGATGCTATCAGTTCTTTAGAGATTTAACAGCCAGGTTAAAGTTTAGGATTAATATCTTATTATGTTACCctcctccccctttttttttatcaagCAAGAACAACAAAGCTGAAAGAAATGTTGCTTAGTTTGTCAGGACCATTATCATATCTGTCTTCGTGTCACCCGCAAGTCTGCTGGCATTAAACCCTTAGATTTTTAGGGCTTGGCTTCACCGTGTTCACATTGCTTCACCCTGTGCGTGGGAGAGTTTTTATCACAATACTgcatctgctgttttttttttttttttttttttgctgacaaaTCAACAACATAAAAAGATCGtgcaacattatttatttttaaatttatttttaaaccataTGGGCAGGTGGACATTAAAACCCTAAACGTGCTATGCGGCGCAAACTGAACGGCTGCAGCAGTTTAGCTCAGTATTGTCATGTTAATATTACTTTTAGTCACAGCCCGTCACAAACTCGCCGGGACGCATCGCTGAGCGGTTAGAACGGCTGATGCTGAGAAAAAAGAGACTCCGGATACACAGCATATAGAACgccaaacatgcacacacacacacactttcagaaccgcttgtcccatacggggtcacggggaaccggagcctacccggcaacacagggcgtaaggccggagggggaggggacacacctaggacgggacgccagtccgtcgcaaggcaccccaagcgggactcgaaccccagacccaccggacagcaggaccgtggtccaacccactgcgccaccgcacc from Scleropages formosus chromosome 12, fSclFor1.1, whole genome shotgun sequence harbors:
- the LOC108929814 gene encoding rho GTPase-activating protein 6-like isoform X1, which encodes MAEVCNIHRSTSSPPVPMGDFTWNSMSGRSVRLKPVAIQSLSELERARLQEVALGRLLQDYDLGCQITIPKDGHKRKKSLRRKLDSLSKEKNKDKEFIPQAFGMPLSQVIANDRAIKQRLESAREGHRDASDLVSSILQFATKRSNKELSSSNSSLSSTSETPNEVTSPNTPEVAPRARRRGAVSVDSITDLDDNHSRLLEALQLSLPAEAPSKKEKQRDKKLSLNPIYRQVPRLVDSCCQHLEKYGLQTVGIFRVGSSKKRVRQLREEFDRGADVRLDEEHSVHDVAALLKEFLRDMPDPLLTRELYAAFVSTMSLSHEEQHGVLQLLIYLLPPCNSDTLQRLLRFLSTVAAHAPDAQGKDGQEVTGNKMTSLNLATIFGPNLLHKTKISDKEFSVQSSARAEESTAIIGVVQKMIAECEDLFLVPPDLQNEVLMSLLETDPDVVDYLLRRKASQWSNTDMTRSDDRISLDERHFSSDSNKASSGDVSPYDNNSPVLPDRLLPQPEKVPRVPEQSALVGDNRGRCREPWSPQSSSRETTDRHTQLWGAWHATLKSGLQDQSHTGSCGNLSRCGTQGSGEGLDNHLGKRKVKPHPLSHTSTPPASCSNKICQGEEGQRRPRQSLDSLAVRPEGGSASTEDPRPGPPYRFATADRIDNRPPPPYPGPPRTSLSTPPPPPAYRPMSPASPRLKCALQRPRGSSDPQRLRPLSPAKSTDTVSPSSLNWQDWQRERWQIWQLLSSDSSDALPETLV
- the LOC108929814 gene encoding rho GTPase-activating protein 6-like isoform X2, which translates into the protein MGDHVFTEKHISYQGDFTWNSMSGRSVRLKPVAIQSLSELERARLQEVALGRLLQDYDLGCQITIPKDGHKRKKSLRRKLDSLSKEKNKDKEFIPQAFGMPLSQVIANDRAIKQRLESAREGHRDASDLVSSILQFATKRSNKELSSSNSSLSSTSETPNEVTSPNTPEVAPRARRRGAVSVDSITDLDDNHSRLLEALQLSLPAEAPSKKEKQRDKKLSLNPIYRQVPRLVDSCCQHLEKYGLQTVGIFRVGSSKKRVRQLREEFDRGADVRLDEEHSVHDVAALLKEFLRDMPDPLLTRELYAAFVSTMSLSHEEQHGVLQLLIYLLPPCNSDTLQRLLRFLSTVAAHAPDAQGKDGQEVTGNKMTSLNLATIFGPNLLHKTKISDKEFSVQSSARAEESTAIIGVVQKMIAECEDLFLVPPDLQNEVLMSLLETDPDVVDYLLRRKASQWSNTDMTRSDDRISLDERHFSSDSNKASSGDVSPYDNNSPVLPDRLLPQPEKVPRVPEQSALVGDNRGRCREPWSPQSSSRETTDRHTQLWGAWHATLKSGLQDQSHTGSCGNLSRCGTQGSGEGLDNHLGKRKVKPHPLSHTSTPPASCSNKICQGEEGQRRPRQSLDSLAVRPEGGSASTEDPRPGPPYRFATADRIDNRPPPPYPGPPRTSLSTPPPPPAYRPMSPASPRLKCALQRPRGSSDPQRLRPLSPAKSTDTVSPSSLNWQDWQRERWQIWQLLSSDSSDALPETLV
- the LOC108929814 gene encoding rho GTPase-activating protein 6-like isoform X3, whose amino-acid sequence is MSGRSVRLKPVAIQSLSELERARLQEVALGRLLQDYDLGCQITIPKDGHKRKKSLRRKLDSLSKEKNKDKEFIPQAFGMPLSQVIANDRAIKQRLESAREGHRDASDLVSSILQFATKRSNKELSSSNSSLSSTSETPNEVTSPNTPEVAPRARRRGAVSVDSITDLDDNHSRLLEALQLSLPAEAPSKKEKQRDKKLSLNPIYRQVPRLVDSCCQHLEKYGLQTVGIFRVGSSKKRVRQLREEFDRGADVRLDEEHSVHDVAALLKEFLRDMPDPLLTRELYAAFVSTMSLSHEEQHGVLQLLIYLLPPCNSDTLQRLLRFLSTVAAHAPDAQGKDGQEVTGNKMTSLNLATIFGPNLLHKTKISDKEFSVQSSARAEESTAIIGVVQKMIAECEDLFLVPPDLQNEVLMSLLETDPDVVDYLLRRKASQWSNTDMTRSDDRISLDERHFSSDSNKASSGDVSPYDNNSPVLPDRLLPQPEKVPRVPEQSALVGDNRGRCREPWSPQSSSRETTDRHTQLWGAWHATLKSGLQDQSHTGSCGNLSRCGTQGSGEGLDNHLGKRKVKPHPLSHTSTPPASCSNKICQGEEGQRRPRQSLDSLAVRPEGGSASTEDPRPGPPYRFATADRIDNRPPPPYPGPPRTSLSTPPPPPAYRPMSPASPRLKCALQRPRGSSDPQRLRPLSPAKSTDTVSPSSLNWQDWQRERWQIWQLLSSDSSDALPETLV